TGCCGATGCCGATGCCCGGCCCCGAGGATCGACCGGGCCGCGAAGGGCCCGAGCGCGGCGTGGGCTCCGGCTTCATCGTGAGCGAAGACGGCTACGTGCTGACCAATGCGCACGTGGTGGACGGCGCCGACCAGGTGACCGTGAAGCTCACCGACCGGCGCGAGTTCGAGGCGAAGGTGGTCGGCGTCGACAAGCGCACCGACGTCGCGGTGGTGAAGATCGACGCGAAGAACCTGCCGGCGCTCCGGATCGGCGACCCGGGCAAGGTCCGTGTCGGCGAATGGGTTGCGGCGATCGGCTCGCCCTTCGGCTTCGAGAACACCGTGACCTCCGGCATCGTCAGCGCGAAGGGTCGTTCGCTGCCGGACGACAGCTACGTGCCGTTCATCCAGACCGATGTGGCGGTCAATCCCGGCAACTCGGGCGGACCGCTCTTCAATCTGTCCGGCGAGGTGATCGGCATCAACTCGCAGATCTACAGCCGCACCGGCGGCTACATGGGCGTGTCGTTCGCGATCCCGATCGACATCGCCATGAACGTTGCCGATCAGCTCAAGGCGCACGGCAAGGTGACGCGCGGCCAGCTCGGCGTGCGCATCCAGTCGATCTCGGGCGATCTCGCCAAGTCGTTCGGTTTGAAGGACGCGAAAGGCGCGCTGGTTGCCGCGGTCGACCCGGACAGCGCTGCCGCGAAGGCCGGACTCAAGTCCGGTGACGTGATCGTCGAGTACGACGGCAAGAAGGTGGAGGAATTCTCCACGCTGCCGCCGCTGGTCGCCGCCACCAAGCCGGGCGCCAAGGCTACCGTGGTCTACCTGCGCGACGGCAAGGAGCAGAAGACCACCGTCGCCATCGGCGAAGCACCTTCGGACAAGCTCGCGCAGGCAGCCGGCCGCGGCGCGCCAGGCGATGCCAAGAAGATGTCGAGCCTGGGACTTTCCGTGTCGGAACTGGACGCACGCGAGCGCAAGGCGCTCGGGCTGGAAGGCGGCGTCAAGGTCGAGCGGGCACAGGGCCCGGCCGCGAAATCGGGCATCCGCCAGGGTGACGTGATCGTCGGCGTCAACGGCGCGCGCATCAGCGACACCGAGGACCTCGGCAAGACGCTGGAGCAGGCGCCGAAGGGCGCGCCGCTGGCGCTGCTCGTCAA
The sequence above is a segment of the Betaproteobacteria bacterium genome. Coding sequences within it:
- a CDS encoding DegQ family serine endoprotease; translated protein: MRMTSNKTRVVRSAVAAAVIAAFAAGCSSDHMPKLAEAHAAPAPSVVQQTPGGLPDFSALVDAAGPSVVNISVTRGDNVAGNSPELPGIPEDSPMFEFFKRFGMPMPMPGPEDRPGREGPERGVGSGFIVSEDGYVLTNAHVVDGADQVTVKLTDRREFEAKVVGVDKRTDVAVVKIDAKNLPALRIGDPGKVRVGEWVAAIGSPFGFENTVTSGIVSAKGRSLPDDSYVPFIQTDVAVNPGNSGGPLFNLSGEVIGINSQIYSRTGGYMGVSFAIPIDIAMNVADQLKAHGKVTRGQLGVRIQSISGDLAKSFGLKDAKGALVAAVDPDSAAAKAGLKSGDVIVEYDGKKVEEFSTLPPLVAATKPGAKATVVYLRDGKEQKTTVAIGEAPSDKLAQAAGRGAPGDAKKMSSLGLSVSELDARERKALGLEGGVKVERAQGPAAKSGIRQGDVIVGVNGARISDTEDLGKTLEQAPKGAPLALLVKRGDATIFIPVAPNQG